A single window of Synechococcus sp. CBW1004 DNA harbors:
- a CDS encoding peroxiredoxin — MSLSRRQLLSAFAFGLGALTLRPGRALAIGGTLPALDAAAPDFSLDGVAPAAAIGRRSDSPAEPSPTHLSLEDFRGQWLALYFYPRDFTSGCTLEARGFQRALADYQNAGAAVVGISADGPEDHAAFCNSEGLAYPLLSDPGGEVSRRYGSWLAPFSQRHTFLIDPDGVLRAAWTAVRPAGHANEVFAELQRLQTASA; from the coding sequence GTGTCCCTCAGCCGTCGCCAGCTGCTGTCCGCCTTCGCGTTCGGCCTGGGCGCCCTGACGCTCCGTCCAGGCCGCGCCCTGGCCATCGGGGGCACCCTGCCGGCTCTCGATGCCGCCGCCCCTGACTTCAGCCTTGATGGCGTGGCGCCCGCTGCCGCGATCGGGAGGCGCTCCGACAGCCCGGCCGAGCCAAGTCCCACCCACCTGTCCCTGGAGGACTTCCGCGGACAGTGGCTGGCGCTGTACTTCTATCCGCGCGACTTCACCAGTGGCTGCACGCTCGAGGCGCGCGGCTTCCAGCGTGCCCTGGCCGACTACCAGAACGCCGGAGCAGCGGTGGTGGGCATCAGCGCCGACGGCCCCGAGGACCATGCGGCCTTCTGCAACAGCGAGGGGCTGGCCTATCCGCTGCTCTCCGATCCCGGCGGTGAGGTGAGCCGCCGCTACGGCTCCTGGCTGGCGCCCTTCTCGCAGCGCCACACCTTCCTGATCGATCCGGACGGCGTGCTGCGGGCCGCCTGGACGGCCGTGCGCCCAGCAGGCCATGCCAACGAGGTGTTCGCCGAGCTGCAGCGGTTGCAGACGGCCAGCGCCTGA
- the rpmB gene encoding 50S ribosomal protein L28 — protein sequence MSRVCQLTGKRANNGMAVSHSHVRTKKLQQVNLQERRLWWAEGNRFVRLRVSTKALRTIQKKGLGAYARELGVDLSRI from the coding sequence ATGTCCCGGGTCTGCCAGCTCACCGGCAAGCGCGCCAACAACGGCATGGCCGTCAGCCACTCACACGTGCGCACCAAGAAACTGCAGCAGGTGAATCTGCAGGAGCGCCGTCTGTGGTGGGCCGAGGGCAACCGATTCGTCCGCCTGCGCGTCTCCACCAAGGCTCTGCGCACCATCCAGAAGAAGGGCCTCGGCGCCTACGCCCGTGAGCTCGGTGTCGATCTGAGCCGCATCTGA